AGTTTCAAGGAAACAGAACCATATCTGGAAATATAAAAATATAGGATATGAGGTTTTATGTTTCTGAAATAAATTTAATAATTTACATATTCAACAATTTCTAAACCATAACCAATTAAACCAACACGTTTAGTTTGTTTGGTGTTAGAAATTAAGCGCAGTTTGTGAATGTTTAAATCGTGTAATATTTGAGCGCCGATACCAAAATCACGGGTATCCATATCTATTTTTGGTGCTTTGTAAACAGTATTGGGTTGTTGATTTTCTTTTATTACAGACAATCTGTTTAGGATGTTCATGGATTGTGATTCTTGATTAATAAAGATGATAGCTCCTTTTCCTTCATTATTAATCACCTGAAACATATTGTCTAATTGAGCATCAACATTATTAGTAAGTGTGCCTAGAATATCATTATTTATTAATGTGGAATTTATTCTTGTAAGTACTTCTTCATTATCTTTCCAAGTACCTTTGGTTAGTGCTATATGTATTTGATTATTAGTGGTTTGTTTATAAGCTCTTAATCTAAAATGCCCAAAACGAGTTTCTATTTCAAAATCTTCTTTTTTCTCAATTAATGAGTCGTGTTGCATTCTGTAGGCCACTAAATCTTCAATAGAAACTATTTTGACATCTAGTTTTTTTGCGACTAACATGAGTTCAGGCAAGCGTGCCATGGTACCATCTTCATTCATAATTTCAACAATAACTCCAGCAGGTTTTAACCCTGCAAGTCTCGCAAAATCGATGGCAGCTTCGGTGTGTCCTGTGCGTCTTAATACACCACCTTCTTTAGCAACTAAAGGAAAAATATGCCCTGGTCTTGACAAATCAAATGATTTGGTATTTAGATCTGTAAGTGCTTTTACGGTTTTAGATCGATCGCTTGCTGAAATTCCTGTAGTAACACCTTGACCTCTTAAATCTACCGAAACAGTAAAAGCTGTTTCCATATGGTCGGTATTGTTACGTACCATCATATCTAAATCTAATTCTTTACAACGGTTTTCAGTAAGTGGTGCGCATATTAAGCCACGACCTTCGGTAGCCATAAAGTTTATCATTTCTGGAGTAACTTTATCAGCAGCCGCTACAAAATCACCTTCATTTTCACGATTAGCATCATCTACAACTATAATAACTTTACCATTTCTAATGGCTTCAATGGCATCG
The genomic region above belongs to Mariniflexile litorale and contains:
- the ribB gene encoding 3,4-dihydroxy-2-butanone-4-phosphate synthase, with amino-acid sequence MTQNTNSKFKLDTIHDAIEAIRNGKVIIVVDDANRENEGDFVAAADKVTPEMINFMATEGRGLICAPLTENRCKELDLDMMVRNNTDHMETAFTVSVDLRGQGVTTGISASDRSKTVKALTDLNTKSFDLSRPGHIFPLVAKEGGVLRRTGHTEAAIDFARLAGLKPAGVIVEIMNEDGTMARLPELMLVAKKLDVKIVSIEDLVAYRMQHDSLIEKKEDFEIETRFGHFRLRAYKQTTNNQIHIALTKGTWKDNEEVLTRINSTLINNDILGTLTNNVDAQLDNMFQVINNEGKGAIIFINQESQSMNILNRLSVIKENQQPNTVYKAPKIDMDTRDFGIGAQILHDLNIHKLRLISNTKQTKRVGLIGYGLEIVEYVNY